The following proteins are co-located in the Sulfurovum sp. TSL6 genome:
- a CDS encoding MoxR family ATPase, whose amino-acid sequence MTAREAIKILEDRMNAAVLGQEHIVSRLIMGLLADGNILVEGLPGLAKTRAVRAMADAIEGKFSRIQFTPDLLPLDVIGTQLLHDEKGKQTFHFHPGPIFGNIILADEINRAPAKIQSAMLEAMEERQVTVAGKTHKLPQLFIVMATQNPLEQEGTFPLSEAQKDRFFMHVKIDYAKMDAEFQMIKMIQEERFNAPAPQAKISQEMIFAARREVAQVKFSDALGHYMVELVFATRYPLRYSKQLEVMIDVGVSPRATLALTQCAQANAWMHGRDEMTVQDVQAVIHDVFHHRLVISEHALQNKRTAEGIIDIILEQVPFPKA is encoded by the coding sequence ATGACGGCCAGAGAAGCCATTAAAATACTGGAAGATAGAATGAATGCAGCTGTTTTAGGACAGGAGCATATTGTTTCAAGATTGATTATGGGATTGCTTGCCGATGGTAATATACTGGTGGAAGGATTGCCGGGACTGGCAAAGACCAGAGCTGTACGTGCCATGGCAGATGCGATCGAAGGTAAATTTTCACGTATACAGTTTACGCCTGATCTGCTTCCCTTGGATGTGATAGGAACGCAGCTGTTGCACGATGAGAAGGGGAAACAAACCTTCCATTTTCATCCGGGCCCTATCTTTGGAAATATTATCTTGGCTGATGAGATCAATCGTGCCCCAGCCAAAATACAATCAGCCATGCTTGAAGCGATGGAAGAACGACAGGTGACGGTAGCAGGGAAAACACATAAACTTCCTCAACTCTTCATCGTGATGGCCACACAAAACCCTTTGGAACAAGAGGGAACTTTCCCTTTGTCAGAAGCACAAAAAGACCGTTTTTTCATGCATGTGAAGATTGATTATGCGAAGATGGATGCAGAATTTCAAATGATCAAAATGATACAAGAAGAGAGATTTAATGCGCCTGCACCTCAGGCAAAGATCTCGCAGGAGATGATCTTTGCCGCACGCCGTGAGGTTGCGCAAGTGAAATTCAGTGATGCACTGGGGCATTATATGGTAGAGCTTGTATTTGCCACACGTTATCCGCTTAGATACAGCAAACAACTTGAAGTGATGATAGACGTTGGGGTAAGTCCACGTGCAACCCTGGCACTTACCCAATGTGCTCAAGCCAATGCATGGATGCATGGCAGAGATGAAATGACAGTGCAAGATGTACAGGCCGTGATACACGATGTCTTTCATCATCGGTTGGTTATCAGTGAACATGCCCTTCAAAATAAAAGAACTGCAGAAGGGATCATAGATATTATTTTAGAACAGGTACCATTTCCAAAGGCTTAG